The following are encoded in a window of Bacteroides sp. AN502(2024) genomic DNA:
- the ruvX gene encoding Holliday junction resolvase RuvX has translation MSRIVAIDYGRKRTGIAVSDTMQLIANGLTTVPTHQLLGFIGAYIAKEPVERIIIGLPKQMNNEVSENMKNIEPFVRSLKKRYPDLPVEYVDERFTSVLAHRTMLEAGLKKKDRQNKALVDEISATIILQTYLESKRSI, from the coding sequence ATGAGCAGAATAGTAGCAATAGATTATGGAAGAAAGCGTACCGGAATAGCTGTGAGCGATACAATGCAGTTGATCGCAAACGGATTGACGACTGTGCCTACACATCAGCTTCTGGGCTTTATCGGTGCATATATAGCAAAAGAACCGGTGGAGCGGATTATTATTGGACTGCCTAAGCAAATGAATAATGAGGTTTCGGAGAATATGAAGAATATAGAGCCTTTTGTTCGGTCGCTGAAAAAGCGCTACCCGGATCTTCCGGTCGAATATGTGGACGAACGCTTCACTTCTGTTCTTGCACACCGTACCATGCTGGAGGCTGGTTTGAAGAAAAAAGACCGACAAAATAAAGCATTGGTGGACGAGATAAGTGCTACTATTATTTTGCAAACATATTTGGAGAGTAAACGTAGTATATAG
- a CDS encoding tetratricopeptide repeat protein encodes MIKRILTVLLLFPTLVCAQINTDRVMTIARNALYFEDYVLSIQYFNQVINAKPYLYEPYFFRALAKLNLEDFQGAEADCDAAIQRNPFVVGAYQIRGLARIRQSKFDGAIEDYKKALHYDPENITLWHNLTLSHIQKKDYNSAKDDLESLLKVSPRYTRAYLMRGEVALQQKDTIAALNDFNKALDLDKYDPDAWVARAIVKLQQARYAEAEADLNRAIPLSAKNAGIYINRALARFHQNNLRGAMSDYDLALDIDPNNFIGHYNRGLLRARVGDDNRAIEDFDFVIKMEPDNMMAVFNRGLLRAQTGDYRGAIQDYTTVINQYPNFLTGYYQRSEARRKIGDKKGAEQDEFRVMKAQIDKQNGVTNKDVAQNADKDKENDGEEGEKTRKKSDKNMNNYRKIVIADDSEVEQRYTSDYRGRVQDKNVNITLEAMFALTYYEKMSDVKRSVNFHKYIEDMNRTGILPKRLRITNMEAPLTEEQVKVHFALIDTHTSAIVEDDKNASKRFARAIDFYLVQDFSSAVSDLTQAIMLDGDFFPAYFMRALIRCKQLEYQKAEQAVETDVVPGDNKRKEITAVDYEVVRKDLDKVINLAPDFVYAYYNRANVSAMLKDYRAAITDYDKAIELNPDFADAYFNRGLTHIFLGNNKLGISDLSKAGELGIVSAYNVIKRFTDQSE; translated from the coding sequence ATGATAAAAAGAATCTTAACCGTTTTATTACTGTTCCCAACGCTGGTGTGTGCGCAGATAAATACGGATCGGGTGATGACTATTGCTCGAAACGCTCTTTATTTTGAGGATTATGTTCTTTCTATTCAGTACTTTAACCAGGTTATTAACGCTAAGCCTTATTTGTATGAACCTTATTTCTTCAGGGCATTGGCAAAACTGAATCTGGAGGATTTTCAAGGTGCTGAGGCGGACTGTGATGCAGCTATCCAACGCAATCCGTTTGTGGTGGGTGCTTATCAAATTCGTGGTTTGGCAAGGATTCGTCAGAGTAAATTCGATGGGGCGATTGAGGATTATAAGAAAGCATTGCATTATGATCCGGAGAATATCACCTTGTGGCATAATCTGACCTTATCTCACATCCAAAAGAAAGATTATAATTCTGCGAAAGATGATTTGGAAAGTTTACTGAAAGTATCCCCGCGTTATACCCGCGCTTATCTGATGAGGGGGGAAGTGGCTTTGCAACAGAAGGATACGATTGCTGCCTTGAATGACTTCAATAAAGCGCTAGATTTGGATAAATATGATCCGGACGCGTGGGTTGCAAGAGCGATTGTGAAATTGCAGCAGGCCCGGTATGCAGAAGCGGAGGCGGATCTCAACCGTGCTATTCCGTTGAGTGCTAAGAATGCGGGAATTTATATTAACCGTGCATTGGCCCGGTTTCACCAAAATAATTTGAGAGGTGCCATGAGCGATTACGATCTGGCATTGGATATTGATCCGAATAATTTTATCGGTCACTATAATCGTGGTCTGTTACGTGCTCGGGTAGGGGATGATAACCGAGCTATTGAAGACTTTGATTTTGTCATCAAGATGGAGCCGGATAATATGATGGCTGTCTTTAACCGTGGATTGCTGCGTGCACAAACAGGTGATTATCGCGGAGCTATACAAGACTATACCACTGTTATCAATCAGTATCCAAATTTCCTCACCGGATATTATCAGCGTTCGGAAGCCCGCAGGAAGATTGGAGATAAGAAAGGGGCCGAGCAGGATGAATTTAGAGTTATGAAAGCACAGATAGACAAGCAAAACGGTGTGACGAATAAGGATGTAGCACAGAATGCGGACAAAGATAAGGAGAACGATGGTGAAGAGGGAGAGAAAACCCGTAAGAAGTCTGATAAGAATATGAATAACTATCGTAAGATAGTGATTGCGGATGACTCGGAAGTGGAACAACGTTATACAAGTGATTATCGTGGACGAGTGCAGGATAAGAACGTGAATATAACGCTGGAAGCGATGTTCGCTTTGACTTATTATGAGAAGATGAGTGACGTGAAGCGTTCGGTGAACTTCCATAAATATATTGAAGACATGAACCGTACGGGTATACTTCCGAAACGTCTTCGTATCACAAATATGGAAGCTCCGTTGACGGAAGAACAGGTGAAAGTTCATTTTGCCTTGATTGATACGCATACATCGGCGATTGTGGAAGATGACAAGAATGCTTCGAAACGTTTTGCCCGCGCGATTGATTTTTATCTGGTGCAGGACTTCTCGAGTGCGGTATCAGATTTGACCCAGGCCATCATGTTGGATGGCGATTTCTTCCCGGCATATTTTATGCGTGCGTTGATCCGTTGTAAACAGTTGGAATATCAAAAGGCTGAACAAGCTGTCGAAACAGATGTTGTTCCGGGTGATAATAAGCGCAAAGAGATTACTGCGGTAGATTATGAAGTGGTCAGAAAAGATTTGGATAAGGTGATTAATCTGGCTCCGGACTTTGTATATGCGTATTATAATCGTGCTAATGTTTCGGCTATGCTGAAAGATTACCGGGCCGCGATTACCGATTATGATAAGGCTATCGAACTGAATCCGGATTTTGCAGATGCTTATTTCAACCGTGGGCTTACTCATATTTTCTTAGGTAATAATAAACTTGGAATTTCTGATCTGAGTAAAGCCGGTGAGTTGGGGATTGTGTCCGCTTATAATGTTATCAAACGTTTTACGGATCAGTCGGAATAA
- the thrS gene encoding threonine--tRNA ligase yields MIKITFPDGSVREYNEGVNGLQIAESISPRLAQEVLACGVNGETYDLGRPIDEDANFILYKWEDEEGKHAFWHTSAHLLAEALQELYPGIQFGIGPAIENGFYYDVDPGEAVIKESDLPAIEAKMLELAAKKEDVVRKSIAKTDALKMFGDRGETYKCELISELEDGHITTYTQGAFTDLCRGPHLMTTAPIKAIKLTSVAGAYWRGHEDRKMLTRIYGITFPKKKMLDEYLVLLEEAKKRDHRKIGKEMQLFMFSETVGKGLPMWLPKGTALRLRLQEFLRRIQTRYDYQEVITPPIGNKLLYVTSGHYAKYGKDAFQPIHTPEEGEEYFLKPMNCPHHCEIYKNFPRSYKDLPLRIAEFGTVCRYEQSGELHGLTRVRSFTQDDAHIFCRPEQVKDEFLRVMDIISIVFRSMDFQNFEAQISLRDKVNREKYIGSDENWEKAEQAIIEACAEKGLPAKIEYGEAAFYGPKLDFMVKDAIGRRWQLGTIQVDYNLPERFELEYMGSDNQKHRPVMIHRAPFGSMERFVAVLIEHTAGKFPLWLTPEQVVILPISEKFNEYAEQVKTYLKVHEIRAIVDDRNEKIGRKIRDNEMKRIPYMLIVGEKEAENGEVSVRRQGEGDKGTMKFEEFAKILNEEVQNMINKW; encoded by the coding sequence ATGATAAAGATAACATTTCCCGATGGCTCTGTTCGTGAGTATAACGAAGGGGTGAACGGTTTGCAGATTGCTGAAAGTATCAGTCCGCGTCTGGCACAGGAGGTGCTGGCATGTGGGGTGAATGGCGAGACTTATGATTTAGGACGTCCTATTGATGAAGATGCTAATTTTATTCTTTATAAATGGGAGGATGAAGAAGGTAAGCATGCGTTCTGGCATACAAGTGCACACTTGTTGGCGGAGGCTTTGCAGGAGCTTTATCCGGGTATTCAGTTTGGTATCGGACCGGCTATTGAAAACGGATTCTATTATGATGTGGATCCGGGTGAAGCCGTGATTAAAGAAAGTGACCTTCCTGCCATTGAAGCAAAAATGTTGGAACTGGCTGCAAAGAAAGAAGACGTGGTCAGAAAAAGCATTGCAAAGACAGATGCTTTGAAAATGTTTGGTGACCGTGGAGAAACATATAAATGTGAATTGATTTCCGAACTGGAAGATGGACACATTACGACTTATACCCAGGGGGCGTTTACTGATCTTTGCCGTGGTCCTCACTTGATGACGACTGCTCCGATCAAAGCTATTAAATTAACTTCTGTGGCGGGTGCTTACTGGCGTGGTCATGAAGATCGTAAGATGTTGACCCGTATTTATGGCATCACGTTCCCGAAGAAGAAAATGCTGGATGAATATCTGGTATTGCTGGAGGAAGCGAAGAAACGAGATCATCGCAAGATCGGTAAGGAGATGCAGTTGTTTATGTTCTCCGAGACGGTAGGTAAGGGACTTCCTATGTGGTTGCCGAAGGGTACTGCATTACGTCTGCGTCTGCAGGAGTTCTTGCGTCGTATACAGACACGTTACGATTATCAGGAGGTGATTACTCCGCCAATCGGTAATAAGCTGCTGTATGTGACTTCGGGGCACTATGCAAAATATGGCAAGGATGCTTTCCAACCTATCCATACTCCGGAAGAGGGGGAAGAGTATTTCTTGAAACCCATGAACTGTCCTCACCACTGTGAGATTTACAAGAACTTCCCGCGTTCTTATAAAGACCTTCCGTTGCGTATAGCTGAATTTGGTACGGTTTGTCGCTATGAACAAAGTGGTGAGTTGCATGGATTAACCCGTGTGCGTAGCTTTACACAGGATGATGCGCATATCTTCTGTCGTCCGGAACAGGTGAAAGATGAATTCCTTCGTGTGATGGATATTATATCTATTGTGTTCCGTTCTATGGATTTCCAGAATTTTGAGGCGCAGATATCTTTGCGTGATAAAGTGAATCGTGAAAAGTATATCGGTAGCGACGAAAATTGGGAAAAAGCTGAACAGGCTATTATCGAGGCTTGTGCGGAAAAAGGCTTGCCTGCCAAAATTGAGTATGGAGAGGCTGCTTTTTATGGTCCTAAACTTGATTTTATGGTGAAAGACGCTATCGGGCGTCGTTGGCAGCTAGGTACGATTCAGGTTGACTATAACTTGCCGGAGCGTTTTGAGCTTGAATATATGGGCTCTGATAATCAGAAACATCGTCCGGTAATGATTCACCGTGCTCCGTTCGGGTCAATGGAACGTTTTGTCGCCGTATTGATTGAACATACTGCCGGTAAGTTCCCATTGTGGCTGACACCGGAACAGGTAGTTATTTTGCCAATCAGTGAGAAGTTCAATGAATACGCAGAACAGGTAAAGACGTATCTGAAAGTGCATGAAATCCGTGCGATTGTGGATGATCGTAACGAGAAGATCGGTCGTAAGATTCGTGATAATGAAATGAAACGTATTCCTTACATGTTGATTGTCGGTGAGAAGGAAGCGGAAAATGGAGAAGTTTCTGTTCGTAGACAAGGCGAAGGTGATAAAGGAACTATGAAATTTGAAGAATTTGCTAAAATTTTGAATGAAGAAGTTCAGAATATGATAAATAAATGGTAA
- the infC gene encoding translation initiation factor IF-3 has protein sequence MKNDTLKGQYRINEQIRAKEVRIVSDDIEPKVYPIFQALKMAEEKELDLVEISPNAQPPVCRIIDYSKFLYQLKKRQKEQKAKQVKINVKEIRFGPQTDDHDYNFKLKHAKGFLEDGDKVKAYVFFKGRSILFKEQGEVLLLRFANDLEDYAKVDQMPILEGKRMTIQLSPKKKEASKKPATGGAPKHAAPAQKAEKPEMSAE, from the coding sequence ATGAAGAATGACACTCTAAAAGGGCAATACAGAATCAATGAACAGATTCGTGCCAAGGAAGTTCGCATAGTAAGCGATGATATTGAACCGAAAGTATATCCAATCTTTCAGGCTCTGAAAATGGCTGAAGAAAAAGAATTGGATTTAGTGGAAATTTCTCCTAATGCTCAACCCCCTGTTTGTCGTATTATTGATTATTCTAAATTTCTTTATCAATTAAAGAAACGTCAGAAGGAACAGAAAGCAAAGCAGGTGAAGATTAATGTGAAGGAGATTCGTTTTGGTCCCCAGACAGATGACCATGATTACAACTTTAAGTTGAAACATGCCAAAGGGTTTTTGGAAGATGGCGATAAAGTGAAGGCTTATGTATTCTTCAAAGGTCGTTCTATCCTTTTCAAGGAACAGGGTGAAGTACTTTTGCTTCGTTTTGCAAATGATTTGGAAGATTATGCAAAGGTGGATCAAATGCCGATATTGGAAGGAAAACGTATGACTATTCAGCTTTCTCCAAAGAAGAAAGAAGCTTCTAAAAAGCCTGCAACGGGCGGAGCACCCAAACATGCTGCTCCTGCACAAAAAGCAGAGAAGCCGGAAATGAGTGCAGAATAA
- the rpmI gene encoding 50S ribosomal protein L35, which produces MPKMKTNSGSKKRFTLTGTGKIKRKHAFHSHILTKKTKKRKRNLCYSTTVDTTNVSQVKELLAMK; this is translated from the coding sequence ATGCCAAAGATGAAGACTAACTCCGGTTCTAAAAAAAGGTTTACCCTTACCGGAACAGGTAAAATCAAAAGAAAGCACGCTTTTCATAGTCATATTTTGACTAAGAAAACTAAGAAGAGAAAAAGAAATCTGTGCTACTCCACAACTGTTGATACAACAAATGTAAGCCAGGTTAAGGAACTCTTAGCGATGAAGTAA
- the rplT gene encoding 50S ribosomal protein L20: MPRSVNHVASKARRKKILKLTRGYFGARKNVWTVAKNTWEKGLTYAFRDRRNKKRNFRALWIQRINAAARLEGMSYSKLMGGLHKAGIEINRKVLADLAMNHPEAFKAVVAKAKDA; this comes from the coding sequence ATGCCAAGATCAGTAAATCATGTTGCTTCAAAAGCAAGAAGAAAGAAAATTTTGAAATTGACCAGAGGTTACTTTGGTGCGAGAAAGAATGTATGGACCGTAGCTAAAAACACTTGGGAAAAGGGGTTGACTTACGCGTTCCGTGACCGTAGAAATAAGAAAAGAAACTTCCGTGCTCTTTGGATACAACGTATCAACGCTGCCGCACGTCTTGAAGGAATGTCTTATTCTAAACTGATGGGTGGTCTGCACAAAGCCGGCATTGAAATAAACCGTAAGGTTTTGGCCGATTTAGCTATGAATCACCCGGAAGCTTTCAAAGCTGTAGTTGCTAAGGCAAAAGATGCTTAA
- a CDS encoding EFR1 family ferrodoxin (N-terminal region resembles flavodoxins. C-terminal ferrodoxin region binds two 4Fe-4S clusters.) produces the protein MIFYFSGTGNSKWIANQLSKGQKEELVFISDALKDGVLEFCLRADEKVGFVFPVYSWGPPGIVLNFIRQLVLKEYKGQYLFFVCSCGDDTGLTRQVLAKALKNKGWECHAGFSVTMPNNYVLLPGFDVDDKELEEKKLADAVLTVSKINALISKREAVFLCHEGSMPFIKTRIINPLFNRFQMSPKHFYATDACIGCKCCEKSCPVGNVTVVDGRPVWGMDCTSCLACYHVCPQHAVQYGKRTKDKGQYFNPN, from the coding sequence ATGATATTTTATTTCTCTGGTACAGGTAACTCTAAGTGGATTGCAAATCAGCTTTCCAAAGGACAAAAAGAAGAGTTGGTTTTTATCTCTGATGCATTAAAGGATGGAGTATTGGAGTTTTGTTTGCGGGCGGATGAAAAGGTCGGTTTTGTATTTCCTGTCTATTCGTGGGGACCTCCCGGAATTGTATTGAACTTTATTAGACAACTCGTTTTAAAGGAGTATAAAGGACAATATTTGTTTTTTGTTTGTTCCTGTGGTGATGATACCGGGCTTACCCGGCAAGTGTTGGCGAAGGCATTAAAGAATAAAGGCTGGGAATGTCATGCCGGTTTTTCGGTAACCATGCCTAATAATTATGTATTACTTCCCGGTTTTGACGTAGATGATAAAGAGTTGGAAGAGAAAAAACTGGCGGATGCTGTTCTGACTGTCAGTAAAATAAATGCATTGATAAGTAAGAGAGAAGCTGTGTTTCTCTGTCATGAAGGGAGTATGCCTTTTATCAAGACGAGGATTATAAATCCGCTGTTTAACCGTTTTCAGATGTCTCCCAAGCACTTTTATGCTACGGATGCTTGTATTGGGTGTAAGTGCTGTGAGAAGAGCTGTCCGGTAGGGAATGTTACAGTTGTGGACGGAAGACCTGTCTGGGGAATGGATTGCACCTCATGTCTGGCATGTTATCATGTTTGTCCGCAGCATGCAGTGCAATATGGAAAGAGAACGAAAGATAAGGGACAGTATTTCAACCCCAATTAA
- a CDS encoding Yip1 family protein — protein sequence MKLISSPAKAWEEISMEEDRRKVYMAFVYPMIGLCGLSVFIGSLLTNGWGGPQSFQIAMTNCCAVAVALFGGYFLAAYAINEMGARMFGMHSNMPLTQQFAGYALVVPFLLQIVTGLLPDFRIIAWLLQFYIVYVVWEGVPVLMGVEEKQRLKYTLLSSVLLILCPAVIQIVFNKLTAILN from the coding sequence ATGAAATTGATTTCCTCTCCGGCCAAGGCTTGGGAGGAAATTTCTATGGAGGAGGATAGACGAAAAGTATATATGGCTTTTGTCTATCCTATGATTGGTTTATGCGGCTTGTCCGTATTCATCGGTTCATTACTGACGAATGGATGGGGTGGCCCGCAAAGTTTCCAGATAGCTATGACTAACTGTTGTGCCGTAGCTGTAGCCCTGTTCGGTGGCTACTTTCTGGCAGCTTATGCCATAAATGAAATGGGAGCAAGAATGTTTGGTATGCATAGCAATATGCCGTTGACGCAACAATTTGCAGGATATGCGCTTGTTGTGCCTTTCTTACTCCAGATTGTAACTGGACTATTACCCGATTTTAGAATTATTGCCTGGTTGCTGCAGTTCTACATCGTCTATGTGGTATGGGAGGGAGTTCCTGTACTGATGGGAGTGGAAGAAAAACAACGATTAAAATATACCCTTTTGTCGTCTGTATTGTTAATACTATGTCCGGCGGTGATACAAATTGTGTTTAACAAACTGACGGCCATACTTAATTAA
- the smpB gene encoding SsrA-binding protein translates to MKQPSVNIKNKRATFDYELIDTYTAGIVLTGTEIKSIRLGKASLVDTFCYFAKGELWVKNMHIAEYFYGSYNNHTARRERKLLLSKKELEKLQREMKNPGFTIVPVRLFINEKGLAKLVVALAKGKKEYDKRESIKEKDDRRDIARMFKR, encoded by the coding sequence ATGAAACAACCCTCTGTAAATATAAAGAATAAACGGGCTACGTTTGATTATGAGCTGATAGATACCTATACAGCAGGTATTGTGCTGACCGGTACGGAAATCAAATCCATTCGTTTGGGAAAAGCAAGCCTGGTAGATACGTTTTGTTATTTTGCGAAAGGCGAATTGTGGGTGAAGAACATGCACATCGCCGAATATTTCTATGGATCGTACAATAACCACACGGCACGTAGAGAGAGGAAGTTGTTACTTAGTAAAAAAGAATTGGAAAAACTCCAGCGGGAGATGAAAAATCCTGGTTTTACGATTGTTCCTGTACGCTTGTTTATCAATGAAAAAGGTTTGGCGAAACTAGTAGTCGCTTTGGCGAAAGGTAAGAAAGAGTATGATAAACGAGAATCTATAAAGGAAAAAGACGACCGTAGAGATATAGCAAGAATGTTCAAGCGGTAA